CTTCGATCCTGAAGAATGTTGTAAAAAAGATCCTCTTTACCGCCATGTCGGCGCTTATTTTTTATTTCAATTTCTCGGTAGGGATTAGTCGCCTGCATCGGATCGAATAAATAAATTCCGTCTCCCCAGGTGCATATCCATAGTTGTCCATGGTCGTCTTCCATGAGTTTGAACGGATTGTTGCGTTGTCCTAGTCTAGGATAAGACTGTAATTTGTTGTTACCCTGACTTAACCTAAATAAGCCATCTCCCCAGACACCCAGCCATATCCGAGCCTGGCTATCCTGAAAGATCGTATTGACGGTTTTGCCTCGCATGCTATTAGTTAGAATAGAAGCCATTTGGGCATCTGTTAAAGGCTTCAATGTGCTATCGTAGATATAGATACCATCATCTGTGCCGATCCAGAGCCGTTTTGATCCGTCAACCAACAGGGTGTTGACGCGAACGTTGGCTACTCGTGGATCGTTCAGTGGGAGAACTTTATAATTACGCTTATTTAATACATAAACACCCTTTTCTGCCCCTAAAATGAGTTTGTTTTCTAATTCTATCAGCGTACGGATCGCTTGTTGACCGCTGGCTTTCCCGGCGGCATCCTTCAATTTAAAATTTAGGATATTATAAGCATCGTAACGACTTAAACCCTGCGTGGAGGCAAACCAGATGTATCCTTCCCGATCTTGTATCGTCTGATTGATCGTGAGAGAGGGAAGTTCATAATTTTTTGTTACGGGATCAAGCCCCATCTGTTGGCTATAAACAACAGTAGTCAAGGATAGATATAGTTGCAAAAATGCTATAATCTGCCGAATACGTGCGCTCATCTTAATAATCATTTAATCCACCTCTTTCAACATCCAGTTTAGTTAGCATTCTTATCCATCAATAGCTGCTTGTGCTTCATTGACCAAAGCGGGCGGCAGTGTGTCTTTTTCCTTCTAGGTAGCTGTGCCACTGGGCGCATAGCGGGAATCCAACTGAAAATTTTTAGGTTTATAGGGATTAAAGATACAAATGTTTTTTAAATAAGTGTATATTGTACGTTTATTGAATCTGAGCTACTCTAATTGATTTTTGGGCTTTCCAGATCCAAAATGATCCCATTTTGGGTCATGATTAGTCTTTATTCAAACATCGACGAAATCGATTTGTAGTAGCTTTGTTTATCCCGGTTGGGGATCAATTTATAAATCTCAAGACATGCGTATCAATTTTATTTTATGCCTATTGCTTATAGGGCATTTTTCTTTTGGACAGAAACTCAAAAAAGAAGTTGTCCTTTCTCAACTCAAAAGTGCGAACGATTATTGGCAATCTCATCACAAGCCTCAAGTTTGGGCATTTTGGGACCAAGCGGCCTATCATACTGGTAATATGGAATTCTATAAGATTTCCAATTCAAAAAGTGATCTGAAATATTCTGAGGACTGGGCCAAATTCAATGATTGGAAAGGTGCGAAATCGACCAACAAACAACAGTGGAAATATAGTTATGGTGAAACGGATGATTATGTTCTTTTTGGAGACTGGCAGATTTGTTTCCAGACCTATATTGATCTTTATCATTTGTCGCCAAGTCCCGAAAAGATAGCGCGTGCTAAAGAAGTTATGCACTATCAGATTCATACACCCAATACAGATTATTGGTGGTGGGCTGATGGTTTGTATATGGTCATGCCGGTGATGACCAAGATGTATAAATTGACGCAAGATCCTCTTTATCTTGATAAAATGTATACCTATTTGCGTTACGCCGATAGTATTATGTTCGATCAGGAGGAGCATTTATATTATCGCGATGCCAAATATGTCTATCCCAAACACAAAAGCCTCCACGGTAAGAAGGATTTCTGGGCGCGAGGTGATGGTTGGGTGTTTGCAGCCTTGGCAAAGGTTCTTCAAGATTTACCCAAGGAGGATAAACATTATCACTATTACCAGGAAAGGTTCAAAAAAATGGCACATGCAATCGTGAGCTGCCAGCAGGAGGAAGGGTTTTGGACGCGAAGTATGCTGGATCCTGAACATGCTCCCGGGCGGGAGACAAGCGGTACAGCTTTTTTTACCTATGGTTTACTTTGGGGACTCAACCAAGGGATACTTATTGATCCGAAGTTTTCGAAAGCGGCACTTAAGGGATGGAGCTATCTCAGTGAAATTTCACTGCAAGCTGACGGAAGAATCGGATATGTACAGCCTATCGGTGAGAAAGCTATTTCCGGACAGGTTGTGGATGCTCATTCTACTGCTCCATTTGGTGTAGGTGCATTTTTATTGGCCGGAACAGAGATGTACCGTTATTTGAATAAAAAATAAGTGCCGTATGACAATGATAAATCGGGTTGTATTTTTCTTCCTTTTGCTGTTGGCAGGTCAATCTGTTCAGGGACAAACTGTAAAAAAGACGTCTACTGCGCCTGATGAGACAAGTAGAACGTTCTGGCTCCAGGAAATGGACCGTATGCTACGGCCCGTATTAAGGAGTTTAGCACAGGATAGTCTTCGATTAAAAATGCCTCAGATGACATCCACGCAGGTGGATGACAGAGCACATCGGATTAAAGTGCAGTACGTTGAGGTATTGGGGAGGGTATTGTCGGGTATTGGTCCGTGGCTTTCATTGGATGGAGGGTCCAAAGCAGAAAGAAACCTCCGCGATCAATATAGAGCATGGACTGTTCAGGGACTAAAAAATGCGTTAGATAGCAATGCGCGGGATTTCATGCGTTTTGATCTGGGCGGAC
The genomic region above belongs to Sphingobacterium zeae and contains:
- a CDS encoding glycoside hydrolase family 88/105 protein, with translation MRINFILCLLLIGHFSFGQKLKKEVVLSQLKSANDYWQSHHKPQVWAFWDQAAYHTGNMEFYKISNSKSDLKYSEDWAKFNDWKGAKSTNKQQWKYSYGETDDYVLFGDWQICFQTYIDLYHLSPSPEKIARAKEVMHYQIHTPNTDYWWWADGLYMVMPVMTKMYKLTQDPLYLDKMYTYLRYADSIMFDQEEHLYYRDAKYVYPKHKSLHGKKDFWARGDGWVFAALAKVLQDLPKEDKHYHYYQERFKKMAHAIVSCQQEEGFWTRSMLDPEHAPGRETSGTAFFTYGLLWGLNQGILIDPKFSKAALKGWSYLSEISLQADGRIGYVQPIGEKAISGQVVDAHSTAPFGVGAFLLAGTEMYRYLNKK